A DNA window from Castanea sativa cultivar Marrone di Chiusa Pesio chromosome 7, ASM4071231v1 contains the following coding sequences:
- the LOC142643448 gene encoding bifunctional riboflavin biosynthesis protein RIBA 1, chloroplastic-like, with protein MASINISCPSNTSLSHLQLCKNFKLFNGLHGVNLSLAKGYASNLPLIRLGGKSLSTEGVGRTKATVISGEGDLLSYANENNVEGNNTLIGDQSVGIEIQPDTVAFGTLSADTALTSSAFPIENDEFDLDFPTKGFSSIPEAIEDIRQGKMVVVVDDEDRENEGDLIMAAQLATPEAMAFIVKHGTGIVCVSMKEEDLERLQIPLMVTQKENEEKLCTAFTVTVDAKNGTTTGVSAHDRATTVLALASKDSKPDDFNRPGHIFPLKYREGGVLKRAGHTEASVDLAMLAGLDPVGVLCEVVDDDGSMARLPRLRQFVEQEKLKIISIADLIRYRRKRDKLVDRSAAARIPTMWGPSMAYCYRSILDGIEHIAMVKGDIGDGQDILVRVHSECLTGDIFGSARCDCGNQLALAMQQIEAAGRGVLVYLRGHEGRGIGLGHKLRAYNLQDDGRDTVEANEELGLPVDSREYGIGAQILRDLGVRTMKLMTNNPAKYVGLKGYGLAVVGRVPLLTPITTENKRYLETKRSKMGHVYGLEFNGHFSNLISGNGKPSVSRPSDTASET; from the exons ATTATGCAAAAACTTCAAATTGTTCAATGGATTGCACGGAGTTAATCTTTCTCTGGCAAAAGGGTATGCATCCAATTTGCCCTTGATCCGGCTGGGTGGCAAATCCTTAAGTACTGAAGGTGTTGGTAGAACTAAAGCTACAGTGATATCTGGAGAAGGTGACCTTCTGTCTTATGCCAATGAAAATAATGTTGAGGGAAATAACACTCTCATTGGAGATCAATCAGTTGGGATTGAGATACAGCCTGATACAGTTGCATTTGGAACACTTTCAGCTGATACTGCTCTTACAAGTAGTGCTTTTCCCAttgaaaatgatgaatttgatTTGGATTTCCCTACCAAAGGTTTCTCTTCCATCCCAGAGGCCATTGAAGACATTCGCCAGGGAAAG ATGGTAGTGGTTGTAGACGATGAGGACAGAGAAAATGAAGGAGATTTGATAATGGCTGCACAATTAGCAACACCTGAGGCTATGGCTTTTATAGTGAAGCATGGAACTGGGATAGTTTGCGTGAGCATGAAAGAAGAAGATCTGGAGAGATTACAAATCCCTTTGATGGTAACCCAGAAGGAAAATGAGGAGAAGCTTTGTACTGCATTCACTGTGACAGTG gaCGCCAAAAATGGTACAACCACAGGGGTATCAGCTCATGATAGGGCTACAACAGTATTGGCTCTTGCATCCAAAGATTCAAAACCTGATGATTTCAACCGCCCAGGCCATATTTTTCCACTGAAATACAGAGAAGGTGGTGTTTTGAAAAGAGCTGGGCATACAGAAGCTTCTGTTGATCTTGCCATGCTTGCTGGGTTGGATCCTGTTGGAGTTCTATGTGAGGTTGTGGATGATGATGGTTCCATGGCTAGATTACCAAGGCTTCGTCAATTTGTAGAGCAGGAGAAGTTGAAAATTATATCTATTGCTGATCTGATTAG GTATAGAAGGAAGAGAGATAAATTAGTAGATCGCTCTGCTGCTGCCAGGATACCTACCATGTGGGGCCCATCTATGGCCTACTGCTATAGATCCATCTTAGATGGGATTGAGCACATTGCAATGGTTAAG GGTGACATTGGGGATGGGCAAGATATTCTTGTGAGAGTACACTCGGAATGTCTCACAGGTGATATATTTGGATCAGCCAGATGTGACTGTGGGAATCAATTGGCACTTGCCATGCAGCAGATTGAGGCTGCTGGCAGGGGTGTACTTGTGTACCTCCGTGGACATGAAGGGAGAGGCATTGGTTTGGGCCACAAACTTCGCGCTTATAATCTACAGGATGATGGGCGTGATACAGTGGAAGCCAATGAGGAGTTGGGATTGCCCGTTGACTCCCGAGAATATGGCATTGGTGCTCAG ATACTTAGGGATTTGGGTGTTCGAACAATGAAGCTGATGACAAACAATCCTGCCAAGTATGTAGGGCTCAAGGGCTATGGTTTGGCAGTTGTGGGCAGGGTCCCTCTATTAACACCCATCACAACTGAAAACAAGAGATATTTGGAGACAAAGCGCTCTAAAATGGGTCATGTCTATGGATTAGAATTTAATGGCCACTTCAGCAATCTTATCAGTGGCAATGGTAAACCAAGTGTCAGTCGTCCTTCTGATACTGCATCTGAGACATAA